The sequence below is a genomic window from Rattus rattus isolate New Zealand chromosome 3, Rrattus_CSIRO_v1, whole genome shotgun sequence.
ATAGGTGAAGGTTTATTTCTAAAGTTGCTCTCATTTTGAAGATGCCCAAAACAGAAAAGATTTGGTGGATCCAGTTTTAAGAAGGGAAAAATCAATGGTTTCTGGCAGGGGACTTTTTATTAACACGAATGGTAGTCAAAGAAAAATGGCTGCTTCATGCGAATCTTCTGGTAGAGCTTTTCTAACATTACTAAACACGAAGAAGCAGACaatttcaattttcaaataaGTTAGAAACTTATAGGCCCGAGGATACAATTCAGCGGCAGATCACTGAACTTGTTCCAATTCTCAACactgttaaggaaaaaaaataccagtcTTTAAATATAATTGTGATTTTGATAATTATGtgcaattcttttttctttttccaagtttttttttttttttctttttctttttttcagagctggggaccgaacccagggccttgagcttgctaggcaagcactctaccactgagctaaatccccaacccctttttccaAGTTTTAATGTGTGTCCACATGCTGTATGCATGGTTTTGCATATCTTTGGTTGGGTGTGCTGTGGGTGCACGTGCATGTGACTggggctgtgtgtgcatgtgcgtgtgactACAGTGCAGAAGTTGACCTTCCATTTCTTTCATCACATTAGGTCAGAGTTTCCCAATCAAACTCAGTGCTTGCCAATACCGTTGAGGCCCATGGGCTGTACCTTCCGAGGCTGGATTAAAGACAGTCACACTGTCTGTATGTGGACACGCCCATGCCACATATTTCTGTGGATTCTTTCATGACTCCTGTGAGCATCGTGATTTTCATTGGTCATTAAATGCTAGACAGTGCTGCCTGATTAGTTAGGATATGTGCTCCATGTTCCAAGTTCTTTCTTACATGGACTCACATGTGTGACAGTGGCTACTTTATATGGAAACTACAGATATTTATTAGAGAAAAGAGCATTTTATCCCTTCAGGTCATGGGGGTTCATCTCTCTCCCATACAGGTGAGTTCTTATCCCCCGTGTTATCTTGATCATTGAAACACTGTGACTTTAGACTTTTCAGGGGTAAAGGGGCCAGTGTTATATTCTGTTCATGAGGATGTGAAAGAGATCAAATGGTCTGCTTTTGAACTCTACTTCTTTAatgaatatgtattatatataattcattcTCTTTTCTATACCCCCCCACAAGTAATCGAATTGATAAATAATCtgactttgtgtgtgttctgCAGAAAAAAAtcccacggggttggggatttgtctcagtggtagagcgcttgcctagcaagcacaaggccctgggttcggtccccagctccaaaaaaacaaaacaacaacaacaacaacaacaacaacaacaacaacaaaaaaagaaagaaagaaaagaaaaaaatcccacccAGATTTTCTCATCTGGGTTAAGTCTTGCTGTATAGCActggctagcttcaaactcacaagcCTCTTGTCTCGACTCCCCATTGTGGGGTTATAAGTAAGCAAGCACCACCACTTTCAGCTCTGCTAGCTGAATGTGTCCTAtggaaataataattaaaaaaaattttttttcggagctgaggaccgaacccagggccttgagcttgctaggcaaggctctaccactgagctaaatccccaaccccaataattcAAATCTTAAAGATATTGCAGTTCTGGTCATAATGGTTACAAATTAGAAATAACCTGTGCCTGAAGAGAAGTTGATGAAATAAATTATGTCACATCCACGCAGCAGAAAACCGTGGAAAGAAAACTGTAAGAATTATGAAAACAGTACTTGATGGACTCTCGCAGAACTACAgcttgcctgtctgtctgggAACACCCTGAGCTCACTCCAGatcttctttcttgctttcatgTGTATCAACCAGCGATCACACTGTAGCCATCTTTAAATCTCAGTGAGATGCAACAACGGGCATTTATTTCTCATGCTAAGCTTGTAGATAACTGGGGCAGCTCTGCTTCAGTCTACATGACTAATGCAGATGGCTCTGTGCTATGGTTAGCTAGCAGAGAACTCTCTAGCAGTGATCATAGAAGCAGCTGTGTGAGAGAGACAACTTTATGCTTTTGGATCTAAGTTCTGATTTAATGTAATGTTCTCATCCATGTTTCCTTAGTTAATGGAAACCAAGTGGGTGAGTCACAGTTGCGAGTCAAGATGGTTTTAGATGCATAGCTCCACTGGGAAAGCTATCCAGCAGTTGGGGCCAAGGAATACCACCAAGTCACATTTTACAACAAACTTCACACAAGAGATTtaactgagaaggaaaaaaacccagaccGGTAGCagcctgggaaactgaggccaacaCAGGGTTTATATAGTGTTGAAGGGTCGTGGGTGGAGGAGGCTTGGGAGGAGCTTTCTGAGTGGTCTGGGATTGGAGGGATTATGTGGCCCAATCTTGGGCCAAACTCAGGGattggtggtgtttttttttgttttttgtttttgttttttttttttcctttagggcGGGGCCTGGCTGCCCTTCATCTAGGAAGTCTGGAAGGCAGGACCTGGCTGCTAGATCTCCTTCTCTGGGGAGCCTGGCCATTTGGGAGCCTTGAGTGTTTAGGAAGTTTACAAAGTATACAAAGTTTACAAAGGGAGTATCTGCCCAGGGCAGGGCCAACAGCAATCATTGAACTCAgtctactttctttttctccGCTAACAGAATCCCTAGAATTGTGAGTTAGACCTTTAGAGCTCTCTAAGGGTGCCACTGAGGGCACAAAACTTCTCATTTGAACCTTGAAACTCCTTCCCTACGGATATTCttgtaataatatttatattaagtgTTGCATTTCTCTGGAGCTAGCCTAAATGCTATAAATCCATAGTAATTTTCTGGAAGATGGCTTATATATTATTGACCTCACTTTTTCCTAAAATGGAAGGCTGATTCTTTCTGTGTGCCCAGAGGAGAAGAGACTTGCTTATGTTAGGGGCACTCTTTTTCCGTGACTCTCATACAGACTGACATAAGAAATCTCTGGACTCAAAGGATAAAACTATCTAACCCTTGAATCAATTTCTAAAGTGCAGTTTTGCCATAACTATTCcctaagaaatagaaatagtagGAGAAAATAACCAGAATAGAAGTACCAGTAAAAGTTTAGATTTGGATTTTCCATTGGGTTCTGAGCATTCAcaactcaaaacaaaagaagcaaactaaACACAGCATTTGAAAGAGAGATGGGCTGAGAAACCATGCTTTAAGAAGCAGCGGTGTAAAGCTGGGAACAGTGCTGGACCCTTCTCATCCTtccctttgggaggcagaggcaggtgggtctctgtgagtgagaggccagcctggtctatatatgaGTTTCAGGCTATCAGAGCTGCAGTAAACCACACAaggctgtaatcctagcatttgggaggtagaggcaagaggatctggagtcaaggtcatccttggctacacagcaaatttGAGGATAACCTGGACTATAGGAGACCTGtcaacagagggggaaaaaaactaagGATGTATTTCCCAGAAAAAGGAACACGGCCATAATGCAAGTAGGCAGAAATGGcaacttccttcctcttttctaaacttGGTCCCTAGCCCCAAGTAGAACCTTTTTATGTCTTGCACGTTACATGATTCTTACCAGCTTGGAGGTGACATGTGGCTTCTAACGACTCTGCTACTTTGGGGTAAGTTTGGCTAAAGGAGGCTTGCTGGGGGATGTGACTTCTCGCCATGATGAGTCAACACTTTCTGTCACCGTCTGGCATGTTAGCCTAGAACTCTAAAGACTGCTCATCAATGATCCGATAGCTTATTGGTGCTTAACTTCCAAAGGATGGGAAGGGAGCTTCTGGCGGCACTGAGCCTGCAGCCTCCATCAGAATAAAGAGAGCATCAGGAACAACCATTCGTTCTGCTGGTGCTTGACTTTGGAAAACAGGGACAGAAAGGGTTCAGATGGTCCTGGGAGGCGACAGGACCTCTCTTCCCAGTCTGCATTTTGTTGCCACCATTTTCTTTCACCAACTGATCTCTGTCTCTGGTCTCTTGCAGTTCCAGTTGGTGGGCAAGTAGGTGAGTGACCGCTCTCTTATCCTTCCCCCTctgctgctttcctgttttcaaaaGGTGGCTTCCATCAGCCTGGAGGGAGGAGCGCAGGGGAAAGACAGGCAAGAGGAGGATTTCTCAGTTGCAGTCTGCATTTAGAGTGAGTTTTCTGCAATGCCGGTGTTTAAGGTTTTTGTCCAAAGTTTTCTGAGCAAACTCTGGCTGCTCAACGAAATgcctagtgcagtggttctcaacttcctaatgctgtgaccctttaatacagttcctcatgcagtggtggctcccaaccatacagttattttcttttttttttcttttttttttttcccccccggagctggggaccgaacccagggccttgcgcttgctaggaaagcgctctaccactgagctaaatccccaaccccatacagttatttttatcgctgcttcataactgtaattctgctactgttatgaatcgcaatgtaaatatctgtgtattcagatggtcttaggtgacactGTGGAAGGTCATttgacacccccacacacatacaagggGTTCAACTCACAGGCTGAGAAACGCTGGCCTAGTGAGATCAGAAAAGCACAGAAGTTTAGAAAACCAGAAGCAGCCCTACTGGGCTGGGCTCTTAGTGCCCCAAATCTGTCCTTTTCACAAGACAGCAGAGACAGGTTTTTCTCCTCAGGAGATAGGAAGGCTTCAAGGGCTTGAGCCTCTGTTGCCAATGGAGAAGTAGATGGTGCTTTCctgctgcctcccctcccccacagtctagagCTGAGTGTAGGGAAACTGGCTTGAGGCCAGTTTGAATTAGTGGTCGGAAACCCACTAATTAACATGAGTGCTTTCATCACCGACAACCAAATCCAGATCAAATAACCTAGACAAGCTCCCTCAGTCCGGGAATTTAAAGGCCCGCTGGCTGCGTGGGCTCTTAACTTGCTAATCTTTTTAAACTAATGCATTTCCCCCTCTGCTCCCAGTAAGACTTCACCAGTTTAACTCACTCAGGGGTCACAttgttgtctgtctttctgttctacAGTTAATGCCACAAAGGCTGTGGTCACCTTGCAGCCCCCATGGCTCAGCATTTTCCAGGAGGAAAATGTCACTTTGTTGTGTGAGGGACCTCACCTGGGAGACAGTTCCACAAAGTGGTTTATCAACAGCACAGCCATTCAGATCTCCACACCTACCTATAGCATCCTCAAGGCCAGTTTCAAGGACAGTGGTGAATACAAGTGTCAGACAGGTCTCTCAATGCCAAGTGACCCTGTGCAGTTGGAAATCTACAGAGGTAAGCATGGAGTGGGGCAGGAGGGGTGGGGAACTCAAAGTCTTTCTTGGCGTGGGTGCTAgagtcctgtctgtctgtctgtctgtctgtctgtctgtctctctctctctctctctctgagcatgTATGTGAGACTTAATCCGAGTGAACATATCAGCATTAAGAACCTACCAGGTCAATGGAGTCAGAGTAGTTAAAGCGTCACATCAAGGCCCTGTTCGCCCGCAGCAACACAGCTGGACCAGTTTGAGATACAAGGTCTCAAGAAAAATCTCAGCTTCTAGTATTTTATCTCTGTTCAAAATTTCTGCCCCGGCTTCTCTAGCTTCACCCGCAGCAGTTCTTGTCTGTAGTTTTCCTTGTGTTATTCTGATTGTGGACACTGGGATGACGTTGtggttttaaatttatatttctttgccGATTGTTTattgaccactttttttttttttttttttccggagctgggaaccggacccagggccttgcgctcgcctggcaagcgctctaacgctgagctaaatccccaacccctattgaccacttttaatgtgtttattacATGTCTTTATAAAACCTTTACAAAGTCCCCGAGGAGTCTTTCGtgcctgggtggtggtggtgaggcacatctttaatcccggcactagggaggcagaggcaggcagatcttggcGTTCAGGGTGAGATAATAtatatctcccccccccccccaggacacccagggctacacagaaaaaccctgtcttagaaaataaaacaataaaaaagattttgtttcttactttacttatgtgtatgtatatatctgtacgccacatgtgcatacatatccttggcggccagaagagggtgttggatctcctagaactgaagtCACTGGcgattgtgagctgccaggccTGGGTTCTCggaactgaactgaggtcctcgagaatggtggttctcaaccttcttaatgacTTCTTTGactctttaatgcagttcctcatgctgtggtgattaTCAACCACAAGATTAttctcatttctacttcataactgtaattttgctgctgatACGAATCgtaaaataaatatctgatatgcagggtatctggtGGGCAACCCCTGCCAAAGTCTTTTGATCCTCAAAGGGGTCccgacccacgggttgagaaccccatgctcagggttggggatttagctcagtggtagagcgcttgcctagcaagcacaaggccctgggttcggtccccagctccggaaaaaaaacaatcaaCCTTCAAAAATGCAGACTAAGAGAACCCCATGCTCTAGAAGGCGATCAAAcaaaactgctgagccatctccctagtgcCTTGGCCAGGATTTCTAttgcctcccctctcccctgcgcCCCATTAGCTCATaggaattctttatatattcggGGCATTCTCAAGTGTTGGGAGTTTCTCTGCTGCTGGCCTTTTCAATGTTACAGGGTCAGGttttccagcccctccccctagcCAGGGAACGAAAGTTCTTGATTGTCATCTAATACACCAGGTTTCCTGGTCACTGCTCCCCAATcctatttataaaatgtttggcCATGGATAGGCAACAGTGGGAGATTTCACTGTGGTTGCTTTGACACTCGGGAGTTTCAGTCAGTCTGGGCTAAGACACTAGGAGTTAGACTGTCCCTGGTAGGCAGACAGAGGAGCCATCTAGACTTTCAAGATGGATGGCTTACTCCTCATCCTCCTGGTCTGAGACAGAAGCCtcacaggtttaaaaaaaaaaaatctgaaggactttattcatttttttcccacCAGTTGGGCCCTCTGCTGAATGACCAGCCTAGAAATTCAACGGGATCTGTATATGCTTATATAACAGCTGTGGGGCAATCAGCTGCCAATCGTAAATTAGGAGAGGAAGACTGACTCACCGAagacttgaaaaaacaaacaaaaagcagcctctgagaagagactgagaatTTTAGCTCCCTGTGTGCGCACAGGCTCTGGGCGTGCTTGCCGTGTGTGCAGAGgccctctctctgtgtgcttgcCGTGTGTGCATTCCCTCACCTGTAATCATGCCTCTTCCCCAGCTGATGCTTTCTGCTGCGTTCACAAATTTCCCTGCTGCCATCTATTTGTTGCACTCAGCTTTTCCCCACCCTTTAAGTCTGTAACAGACAGAACCTCTTAGAGACCCCAGGACCAAAAAAATGAAGCTGGTTGGTGGGTCCAGGTTCTAGTCGTGTGACTCAGAATGAATGTCACTTTCCTACTCAGAGGCAGTAAGAATGAGGGCTGATCTTTGAATAGGAAATTAGCAAGCTATGTCTAGATCATATAGTACAGCTAAAAGCTGTATctcatgtggtttttatatgaAATACCTTtattaaaggttaaaaaaacccacattttcCCATATATGTAGAATCTAGCCAAAAATATATGGAGATGAATGTACATTTGGGTACAGTATAACATACAGATGAGAAACATTAGGGTTCTGTCGAGGAGAGACAGAACACAAGTAAAGGACACGTGACATGAAAGAGGGCAGAAAGCATgttgtttttctagttctatgtCTGTCATGAAATTTTCACTTTTGTTGATGGATAGgtgcataaaaataaattctgtagtGCCAATATACAACTCAATGTCAATCCCCACAGCTGCCATTTGGAATGGCTATTCCAACTGTATAAACGTTCATTGAGATATTGAGACTTTGAGTCCGGTTAATTTCAGGGTCTATTTTTTACTTGcgttttgataatttcataagGGGATAAATCAAAATCAGACATAAAGCAAAGACATCCGTGTGTCTGAACAGTGCAGGGTGGTTTCTTGGTTGGGGACAGGAATTGCAAGAAGAAATTGCGTTTAGGAGTGTGGCAGTGACTAAGAAGATAGGGGGCGCTAGCGCGCACAGCTGCTGGCAAAAGTCAATTTTCTTTCACCAGCACTGAGCGCTTTGAGAGCGAGACAGGCCTGAGCCATAGTGGAGATTGGGGTTGGAATGTTTCAAGATATAAAAATCCCCAGGGTCAGGATCTGGCCTCCTCACATTTCCTCCGTCGCATGCAAACACTGTGGACCCTCACTTTTCAGATTGGCTGCTACTCCAGACCTCCCGCAGAGTCCTCACAGAAGGAGAGCCTCTGGCCTTGAGGTGTCACCCGTGGCAGAATAAGAAAGTGTACAATGTGGCTTTCTATCGAAATGGAAAATCCCTTGACTTTTCTCAAGGTTCAGAGGTCACCATTCTGAAAACCAACCTGAGTCACAGCGGCATCTATCACTGCTCAGCCATGGGAAAAAACCTCTTCAAGTCGGCAGGAGTGTCTGTCACCGTGAAAGGTACCCAGTCTAGATAGCAAGAGTTACAGTTGTAAGGACCAGAAGAGCCACTACGAAAGTATCTCAGTCCTCACTTAAACTTACAAAGGAGGGAGCTGAGTCCTACGAGGCAAACAACCTCCCGGAAGGCCACCCAATGATCGCTGGCTGTAGGGTTGTGGGTCCTGCGTCCGCTCCGCCACGGCCGCTCTGGGAGGTGGGACGCCGGAGTTGACTGCGCTTACCCCGTGCTGTCGCCTAGCAGCTGTTGGGTTGTATGGAAGCCCCGGGACAAAGCTTTGGGGTGGAAAAGCTCACGCTGAGGCACGGGACGCCTGGAGCTGGTTCAGGGGTTACTGGGCCTGCGACAAGGACGGGCCGTCTGGTTCTcgggctcttgggcatccaggcgcTGCTGGGGGCCactgaagagctgagaatggagtgggggtctgcaggctggatctagcctgggccAAAGGAAAAGAGGGGAGCTCCGACTGGTCCTTCGaggagagtccttggcttgatcAGGCGGCGGATTTGGGCTTGGTGGAGGTCGTGGCTAGGAGCATAGACGGCAACTCTGAAGGCAAAGGCTTCATGGCTTCAtgctccatggctccccatggcagatcctAATGAAAAGAGGCCGTCCattgttttaaggcatttattgtcgtggtggaaagtggatgagtaaaaccggatcccacttctcagggtgggtctgagattaaataccttttgcaaggaggggtgtctgggaaggaaagcttattggctaagactccaggcctctaggtacctcgttaaaatggagatctgtcttgagcctacgtgaccacaggtcatgtcctctacatgggggtggtgtggggcttggggcgttgcccttatgtgactgatggccacaaatctatggggggtGGTGGTTTGTGACAGGGTCCCGGTACCTGGGACAGGTGAAACTCttccatcccttcagggtcttcAGGGTTTCTAGCCATAGCTCAACTGGGGACCAGGCTGCCTTTCGCGGTCCCACAACTGGCTGGGCTAGACCCAGAAGTGAAGTCTCAGCATTGCTCTTTTCAGCATCCACAGTGGCCTGATAGTGTCACAGTCAGGGGATAGTGACTGTCCCCTTCATCAACTTATTTTAGCTCTAAAGCCAGAGACTCAAAGTAAtcaagagttttttaaaaaattcatttgggctggagagatggcttagtggttaagagcactgactgttcttttgagttcaattcccagcaaccacatggtggctcacagccatctgtaatgggactagatgcgctcttctggtgtatctgaagacaaggaccgtgtactcatatacataaaataaataaatcttttaaaaagatccaGTTAAATCTCACGAAACTTCCATAGAAATAAAAGCCAGAAAGAACATTAGGAACCGGTTATATTTTGTGTTTCTGGTCAGAGACCCTGTAGCCCCCCTGGGTCCCCTTCTCTTTAAGCATCTTTAAAGTAGTTTTCTCTGTTCAAGCTCCACAAGGTCTTCGTTCCAGTTCTTTCCACGGCTTACCTTCTTTGTGTTCAGGCTCCCCAGCAAGGTGTTCCTGTCCTAAAAATAGTTcatttctaggggttggggatttagctcagtggtaaagggcttgcctagcaagcgcaaggccctgggttcggttcccagctccggaaaaaaaaaaaaaagttcatttctGGGGCGAAGGAATTGTTCCAGCTTCTCTTTTGAATAGCACAAGTATGGAATGACCTAGCTGGCGAGCGGGTCTTAGTGTTGACTCTGGGAGGATGCTGATGTGGGACTCATGGCTCCGATATCCGAGGTGTGCTTGTGTAAATGAGAAGCCCCTTAGCTGGAGGCCACTGTCAGGCTTTTAGAAATTATGCCTCTCTGCTGGCAATAGGGGAAACCCATTCTCCTGAGGATAAAGGGGGGTCCCATGAAAAGAACAGTACACAGAATGGAACACCCTGTCCCCTGTCAACTTTCTCTTTAGAGCTATTTGCCACACCAGTGCTGAGAGTGTCCTTGTCATCTCCCTTCCCGGAGGGGAGTCTGGTCATCCTGAACTGTGAGACAAGATTGTTCCTGCAGAGCCCCAGCTTACGGCTTTACTTCTCCTTCTACGTGGGCAGTAAGATCCTGGAGGACAGGAGCACATCCTCCGAGTACCACATACCAAGGGCTGAATGGAAAGATGATGGATCGTACTGGTGCGAGGTAGCCACAGAGGACGGCCGTGTCCTTAAGCGCAGCACCAAGTTGGAGCTATTTGGTGAGTGAGAGGGAAGTGGGGGCCCCCTTTCCTGCTGTGGGGCTGGGGTTCACTCGGGTTTGTAGTCCAGCCTGGAAGAGGAACACCTCATGTGCAGGGCCTCAGCTTCCCTCAGAACCACAGCCTTCCCTGAATTtcgttcctttcctttcctttcctctcctccccttccctacccTTTCCTTTATTCCACTTCTTTCCTTTATCTCATTTTCCCTCCTGTTTACGTCCTTCATTTTGTCTTCCTCCCTGCAGCCCTCTCTCACTTCCCCTTTGCTGCCCCTACTCACTCGATACAGAAGACATTAGGATTGTCTTAGCGTCCATTACTGTGACCATGACcacaagcaagttggggagggaagggtttatttggcttacactctACAGCACTATTCGtcatagaaggaagtcaggacaggaactcagacggGGAAGGAACCTGGAGCTGACGCAAAGGTCATGGAGGGCtgttgtttactggcttgctcatcgtGACTCattcagcctgatttcttacagaacccagggccaccagcccaccCTACCCACATTGAGCTGGGCTCTTCCCTATCAATCACTGATTTAGAAACTAGCTGggttttatggaggcattttctcagttgagtttcccTCTCTTTAGATGACTCTcacttatgtcaaattgacataaaagtagccaggTCAAGGGTGCACTTTTTGATTCGATTAACTTATATTACAGCTTTACTTTTTGTCCTCAAAGACAACATAGTCCCCTTGCCTGTATCTGACTGGAGTGGAGGGTCATGAGTTTCTAGAACTAAGACTCTGGCAGGAAAGAATCCTCAAACTTGCTTCAAGCAAgcattaaagacacagaaatagcaATGGTCCCTCAAGTTCAGGTGTGACATTCCCAAGGAGCCTGCTCCACCTAGAGGGCTG
It includes:
- the Fcgr1a gene encoding high affinity immunoglobulin gamma Fc receptor I, with protein sequence MSCTLHDSYQLGGDMWLLTTLLLWVPVGGQVVNATKAVVTLQPPWLSIFQEENVTLLCEGPHLGDSSTKWFINSTAIQISTPTYSILKASFKDSGEYKCQTGLSMPSDPVQLEIYRDWLLLQTSRRVLTEGEPLALRCHPWQNKKVYNVAFYRNGKSLDFSQGSEVTILKTNLSHSGIYHCSAMGKNLFKSAGVSVTVKELFATPVLRVSLSSPFPEGSLVILNCETRLFLQSPSLRLYFSFYVGSKILEDRSTSSEYHIPRAEWKDDGSYWCEVATEDGRVLKRSTKLELFGPQSSDPVWFHILFYLSVGIMFLVNTVLYVKIHRLQREKKYNLEVPLVSEKGKKATSFQQVRSDDVYEEVTATVR